GGCATCGGCTGATGCAAAGATGACACGCTGTACAGTGCTCTAGTAAATGTTCTGCACTTACCGCACCCGGGGGGCAAATAGCATTCTTCCGGATGTACCTACCGTTACCGGTCAACTCAGCAGTTTTGTTTTGGGCATACGCAGCAGGAACAGCTATCGCTGTGGTGAGTCCGGCAAAAAGGAATTGTCTTTTATTTTTATCTGTTTTGTTATCCGCTTCCGCTCTTGTTCCACGTTTTTTCTTGAAAGATGGAGAAAACGCAAGTGCATTTTTTGAGCAAGTGCTTAAACAATTGAAACAATCTACACAACGAGAGTAATCAACAGCGTGATTTTTGCTGTCGATGCACGAAGCTTTACATTTCGTAGCACATGAACCACAGCTGTTGCACAAGCTTTCGTCTATCCTGATTTTAAATAAGGAAAACTTGCTTAAGAAACCCAATACTGTGCCTACCGGACAGATGGTGTTACAATATGTTCTTCCATATCTCCAAGCAAAAAAGCCGATAGTAAAGAATGTAATCAATGCCACAACAAAAGAAAATAGGCTAAGCATGACTATTTCGACTTTATAGAAAGTATAATTGCCAAAGCTTGTAAAAATAGATTCTAAAACATTGTTGCCACCCATATAGACCGGGCGGAATGCATTCGAGATAATTCTTCCCCATGCACTGTAAGGATCTATTAATCCAAGTAGGATAGGGAATCCGGCCAAGAAGGCAATAATTGTCGCACCGAGAACACTCCAGCGAAGAATGTTTTTTGCTTTACTGTAATTGTAGCGTTTCTTTTTCTTTGAGAATAGGCGTCGTTTAGAAAACCAGCTTACAATATCTTGATATATTCCCATTGGGCATATAGACGAGCAGTAGATGCGCCCGAAAAGTAAGGTTAGGATAGCTAAAAAAAGAAGGATAAGCAAACTACCTCCGAGTATTGCGGGAACTAGTTGTATCTGGGCTAACCCGTGAAAACTTTCGGGGAGTAAGGCTGCAAAGTCTAGAAAATAGAATGTTATGAGAGTGAATATCACAATAGATATCCCTACTCGCAAGTACTTAAGCATTTGATGATAGTTATAGTTTAATTATATTTTTATTCTCTTGATGTTCAGTTTTTCAATATCCATTGTTCCCAGTTTTAGCTTTTGTCCGTTAGCCAAGTGACCTACATGGTCGAGTGGCATTTCACGTACCTGACCAAAGAATTTAGTAGCGGCAGTATCTACTGCAACAATATCTTGTGAGACGAACAATCCCTTTGTCGTTACCACGTCGGAGGCCGATCTTCCCTGAGGCCCGTTGGTTTTCACGATACGGTATGCATCCACTACATTCAATACCGGTTTTTTAGAATATGTACACATGTCAGCAATGCATTGTTGCAGTCCGCTTGCATGAAATATTCTTCTATCCCATACAATGCCCATATAGTTTTTCATCGAGATAGTGAGATTCGCTCCACCATGATGTTTGAGTACAGGCACGTTGATCCATGCATCGCAGTCGAGGATGGCTTGATGTATCTTTGTGTTTTTCAGGGTAACACCGTTAGGCAACGACACACTTTTGTAGTATGACTCCTCATGAGCTGGTACAACCTTTGCTCCGGCAGCTTTTGCAGCAGCTTCTATGCCGCTATTCTTGTAGCATTTGAGCCAGTCGTCACAGGTGTGATCAAATACAGTAACTTCTTTAGCTCCGGCAGCAAAGCATTGTCTAACAATTTCACTGACAAGC
The Dysgonomonas mossii genome window above contains:
- a CDS encoding 4Fe-4S binding protein, whose translation is MLKYLRVGISIVIFTLITFYFLDFAALLPESFHGLAQIQLVPAILGGSLLILLFLAILTLLFGRIYCSSICPMGIYQDIVSWFSKRRLFSKKKKRYNYSKAKNILRWSVLGATIIAFLAGFPILLGLIDPYSAWGRIISNAFRPVYMGGNNVLESIFTSFGNYTFYKVEIVMLSLFSFVVALITFFTIGFFAWRYGRTYCNTICPVGTVLGFLSKFSLFKIRIDESLCNSCGSCATKCKASCIDSKNHAVDYSRCVDCFNCLSTCSKNALAFSPSFKKKRGTRAEADNKTDKNKRQFLFAGLTTAIAVPAAYAQNKTAELTGNGRYIRKNAICPPGAVSAEHLLEHCTACHLCISRCPSKVIKPAFMEYGLGGMMQPMMNYDKGFCNYNCAVCSDVCPSHALKSLTMEEKHMTQIGRVTFHEDICVVHTEGTNCGACAEHCPTQAVTMIPYEGHEGLTIPFITPDICVGCGGCEYICPVRPYRAIYVEGNKEHKQRKAFKEEKKEDVVIDGFGF
- a CDS encoding DUF362 domain-containing protein yields the protein MDRRNFLRAIAITGAAATIKTSAGMDVLAQTLENTQTGQPVDMVAVMGGEPDAMFKRAISELGGMGKFIKKGYKVVVKPNIGWDKAPELAGNTNPKLVSEIVRQCFAAGAKEVTVFDHTCDDWLKCYKNSGIEAAAKAAGAKVVPAHEESYYKSVSLPNGVTLKNTKIHQAILDCDAWINVPVLKHHGGANLTISMKNYMGIVWDRRIFHASGLQQCIADMCTYSKKPVLNVVDAYRIVKTNGPQGRSASDVVTTKGLFVSQDIVAVDTAATKFFGQVREMPLDHVGHLANGQKLKLGTMDIEKLNIKRIKI